One Lycium barbarum isolate Lr01 chromosome 5, ASM1917538v2, whole genome shotgun sequence genomic window carries:
- the LOC132639359 gene encoding GDSL esterase/lipase EXL3-like has protein sequence MLSPCLVFWLHNKMGLFHVLFLLFVACEGKVKNVSVKAVFTFGDSIVDQGNNNHIITFAKCNFEPYGKDFMDGNKPTGRFSNAKTPSDLIVDELGIKELMPAYLDPNLQAEDLKTGVSFASGGCGFDPQTAIIAAALPLSTQLDHFREYIGKLKELVGEEEANDILSNSLFLVVAGSDDLANTYFTIGIRRLQYDLNAYTNLIVDGASDFVQGLYKLGAKNIAVFGIPPIGCLPAQRTLAGGLTRECATEYNQAAQIANTKLSAAINWLSKTLLQSKLALIDLYNPVLDLIGNPQKHGFEVVDKGCCGTGTIEAVILCNKYSGTCEDDTKYLFWDSYHPTERGYRILVDQFLKKYIDILT, from the exons ATGTTGTCCCCTTGTTTGGTGTTTTGGTTACATAATAAGATGGGCTTGTTTCATGTTTTGTTTTTGTTATTTGTTGCCTGCGAAGGAAAGGTGAAGAATGTATCTGTGAAGGCTGTTTTTACTTTTGGAGATTCCATTGTCGATCAAGGAAATAATAATCACATAATAACATTTGCTAAATGTAATTTTGAGCCATATGGGAAGGACTTCATGGATGGAAATAAACCTACTGGAAGGTTTAGCAATGCCAAGACTCCCTCCGACTTGATAG TAGACGAACTCGGGATTAAAGAACTAATGCCAGCTTATCTTGACCCTAATTTGCAAGCTGAAGATCTTAAAACTGGAGTAAGCTTTGCATCAGGAGGTTGTGGATTTGATCCTCAAACAGCTATTATTGCG GCAGCCTTACCTCTATCAACACAATTAGATCATTTTAGAGAATACATTGGGAAGCTTAAGGAATTGGTTGGAGAAGAGGAAGCGAACGACATATTGAGCAATAGTTTGTTCTTAGTGGTAGCCGGCAGTGATGACCTCGCCAACACCTATTTCACCATTGGAATTCGTCGGTTGCAGTATGATCTTAACGCATATACTAATCTTATAGTGGATGGAGCTTCCGACTTTGTCCAA GGATTGTACAAGTTGGGAGCAAAAAATATAGCTGTTTTTGGGATTCCACCCATAGGGTGTTTGCCAGCCCAAAGAACACTTGCTGGAGGTTTAACTAGAGAGTGTGCTACGGAATACAATCAAGCAGCACAAATAGCCAACACTAAGCTCTCAGCTGCAATTAATTGGTTATCCAAAACATTGCTTCAATCCAAGTTGGCTTTAATTGATCTTTACAATCCAGTGCTTGATCTCATTGGCAACCCTCAAAAACATG GATTTGAAGTAGTAGATAAAGGATGTTGTGGTACGGGAACCATAGAGGCGGTGATACTATGTAACAAATACAGTGGAACATGTGAAGATGACACAAAATATTTGTTCTGGGATAGCTACCATCCTACGGAGAGAGGTTACAGGATCCTTGTTGATCAGTTTCTCAAAAAGTATATTGACATTCTTACATAA